A segment of the Halovivax limisalsi genome:
GAAGAAACCCTACGAGATCACCAACGAGGGCATCTCGGTGCACCAGCAAGCGAACCTGTTCTGAGGCCCCGGGTCGTTACTCGGCGGCCGAACCGTCTGTCCGTCTCCCGTCAGGGTCGTACCGCCTGGCGTGTTCGGGACAGAACGCGGGGTCGCGGAGTTGCGCTTCGACGAGCGTCTCGTGGTAGTGGGCGTTGTAAAGCCGACAGCCCTCGGTCTCGCAGAACGCCTCCCCGGTCGTCAGGTAGTGGACTGCCCCGAGGACGTACCCCTTGAGCGCGTCGGTCGTCCGGGGGTCGTCCTCGATCAGAAAGTCGCCGTCGACCTGGTTCTCGAGGACTTCGCGGGGCGGCGCGTCGCCCGCGAGCATGGCGTGTTTTTGCTGTTCCTTGTAGTACCCCTCGGGCTTGGCCGGCGCCTCGTAGAGGCCGGGGACGGAGCACAGCGCGGGCTGGCCCAGGACGCTCACGCGCTTGTGCCAGCGCCCGTCGTGGTCGCCCCAGGTGCCGAGCGCGCGATCGAGCAACACGACGTGTGCCGTCGAGAGATCGGCGTCGTTCTCTGGCAGGCGTCCGTTGAGCGCGCGCTGGACGGCCAGCCCGTCGTAGAGGACGCCGCCCTCGCGGGTCGGGTCCTCGAGGGCGCGTTCCTCGTACCGGACGATGCCGAGCATGGTGGAGCCCGTCTCGCGGTCGTACGGCGACGTGACCCTGGCGCTCGCGAACTCGCGCGGGAGGTCCTCGGTCGCGTACCGATCCAGGAACCGCTCTTCGACGGTAACCGACGGCGGTTCCTCGAACGCGACCGAGAGGCGTTCGCGGAGCCACGACGCCAGCTCGTCCGCGTCCGCCTGGGTCGTTGGTGCGGCGTAGAGTCGGACCCGATCGACCATATCGTCGCTACGATCACCCCCACCGAAACGGTTGCGGTCTCGAGGGCGGCCGTCGACGCTCGCGGAACTCCAAATCGCTCGGCCGGCTGCGCGAGGGGGTCGATCCGAGCCAATGGCCTCGTTCGGCTGGCCCAATAGCTTTGGTCGGGCCGCCGTACGTTGTGGGTATGACCGACGCACGCTCGTTTCACGAGGCGACGAACCACCACCCGGAGGATATCCACGCGGCACCGGATCGAGATTCGACGACTCGACCGCCACCGGAAAAGCGGTACGCGGATCGCCCCGTCGTCGAGCTAGACGGAATCGCACCGCCGTGGAGTTCGACGCTGTCGCTGCTCACCGAGACGCGGACCGACCCGCGTCCAGACGCGGCGGGGCCGGCCTCAGACCGGGTGGACGCCGAGACCGTCGCGACGCTCTGTTACGAGGCGTCCGGGATCACGAGCGTGGTCGAACGGGACGGGGCGCCGTACGCGTTCCGCGCGGCTTCCTGCACCGGCAAGCTCTATCACGTCGAGTGTTACGTCGTCTGCGGCGATCTCGATGGGATCGACGCGGGCGTCTACCACTTCGACCCGACTCGATTCGGGCTCGACGCCATCCGGACTGGCGACGTCCGGAACGCGCTCGCGACGGCGGTGGGCGACCCGTCGACCGGCTCGAGACCGGCCGAGCGCGTCTCGAACGCGCCGGTGACCGTGGTGACGACGTCACACTGGTGGCGCAACGCCTGGAAGTACGCCGATCGGACTTACCGACACGCCTTCTGGGATAGCGGGACCGTCCTGGCGAATCTGCTCGCCGCGGCCCACGGGTGTTCGCTCCCCGCAGACGTCGTCGCCGGATTCGCGGACGACCAAGTGGCTCGCCTGCTCGGCGTCGATCCGACCGAGGAAGGTCCCACCGCGGTCGTTCCGATCGGCGACGGTCGGTCCGCGCCCGCCTCGACGACCCTCGAGGCGATCGATCCGTCGATCGAATCGCCAACGAACGAGGCGGTGTCGGTCTCGGCTATCAGGGACGCGTGGACGGCCAGTTCGCTGACGGACGGATCCGACGCCGACGAGTGGCGGGACCGCGTTCGGGCGTTTCGTTCCGATCCGAGCCGTGGACGGAACGGAACGGGTTCCGAGCCAGTCGGTTCGAGGGACGGTCACGGCCCGCCGGCCGGGGACTCCCCGGCCCAGACGGCGAGCGGAGCGACGGACGAACTGGCGACCGGTGGGACGACCGAGCGGATCGATTTCGCGCCGGCCGATCCCGCGACAGCCGGCGCGCACCCGTTCCATTCGGTCGTCCTCCGCCGCGGTTCGTGTCGGGACTACGCCAATGACGGCCCGACGAAACGGCAGGTGGCCACCGTCCTCGATCGAGCGACGCGCGGCGTGCCGGGCGACTGGAACGGCGGAAACGCCGATCATCTGTCGTTCCTCGACGCGTACGTGCTCGCGACCGGTGTCGAGGGGCTTCCCGACGGCTCGTATCGGTACCGGCCGGCGACGGATCGGCTCGGTCGCCTCGGCGACGTCGATCGCGAGACGAAAGCGCACCTGGCGCTCGACCAGCCGTGGGCCGGCGACGCTCACGTGACCGTTTACTTGCTCGCCGATCTCGACGCAATCGTCGATTCGCTCGGAAATCGGGGCTACCGACTTGCCCACCTCGAAGCGGGACTCACGCTCGGTCGGTTGTACCTCGCGACGTACGCCCACCGCGACCTCGGCGGCCTGGGACTGACGTTTTTCGACGACCTCGTGACCGAACATTTCGAGCCGGCGGCGAGCGGACGGGCGCCGATGACCTCGTTCGCCTTCGGTCGCCGCTCCGATTGATAGCCTCGTGCTGAAGCGAACTGATTCTCGATAGTACGGCTGCCACCGACCGGGCGCACCGACGCCGGTGTCGAGCGGTCGTGTCTCGCTCTGTCCTCGCGTGTACGGGTCGACGGGTTCTCTGGACCGCTGCGCTCGAACCTCGAACTCTGAATTCGTTCGCACGGCTCCCCGTCGCGGGCAGGGCTGAAGTCCGCTCTTACATCTCGCACCGCCGTTTCCGATCAACCTCTACCGATATCGGACCGATCACTTTGCAATTAATTATTTTATATATCTATGGTTGAAATAGATTAATAATACTCTGGAAAACATTGACTGTTGCATGACGGACGATAACTCCAATCCGGACAGACGAACAGTACTGCGCACCGCCGGCAGCCTCGCTGCCGCTGGTGCGGTCGGATCGACGGGTGCCCTCGCCCAGGAAACGGGGTCGACGCTCGACGGGAGCGCGGCCCAGGAGCCGATCTCGACGCTCAGTATCTCGGGCGGCGTGGCGGAGGGCGTCGTCTCGGACGACCAGCAGACCGCCTACGTCGCGATCGACCAGGGTTTCGTCAGCGTCGATATCACCGACCCCCAGAACCCGACGGAGCTGGCCCGGCGGACCGACACCGGGATGAGCGAAGTGCTGGACGTCAAGACGGCCGGTGACCGCGTCATCGCCGTCGGTCCGGGTAACTACGGGAGCCCGAGCGGCATGGGTCTCTACGACACCTCCGACCCGGCGAATCCGGAACTCCTCGAGTGGTACGAGACGAGCTACACCATTCACAACTCGGTGATGACCGAGGACATCGCGTTCCTCATCAACAACAGTGCGGCCCAGATCCACCTCATCGACATCTCGAACGACAACCCCTCGGAGATCACGAACTGGGGGCTCTCCGGCGCGTCGATCCTCCACGACATCTGGTGGCAGGACGACATCCTCTGGATGGCCTACTGGGACGACGGGACCGTGATGCTCGACGTGTCGGACCCGTCGAACCCGAGCATGATCGGGAAGGTCCGCGACGGGAGCGATCGCTACCCCAACAACGACCACTACGTGATTCTGACCGAGGACGCCTCGACCGTCGCCATCGGCAAGGAGCAACTGGGCGGCAACCCGCTCGGCATCGAGCTCTGGGACGTCTCCGACAAGACCGATACGACCCACCTCGCGGACATCGAACCGCCGTCGGTCGGGAGCGAGCGAACCTCGCACAATCTCGACATCAAAAACGGCCACCTCTACTCCTCGTGGTACAACGCGGGCGTGACCGTCCACGACATCACCGACCCGGCCAGCCCCGAGGAAGTGTATCACTGGCGGAGCGACGATTCGTCCTTCTGGACGGCGAAGGTCGGCGTCCCCGGCGAGTTCTTCATCGGCACCGACGAAGGCATCTCGGGCGGCAACAACCGCCTGTTCGTCTTCCCCGACCCCGCGGACGGCGGCGGGGACAACCAGCCGCCGATGGCTGATTTCGACGTTTCGAACCAGAATCCCACGGTGGGCGAATCCGTCGAGTTCGACGGGAGCGCCTCCTCGGACCCCGACGGGTCGATCACGAGCTACGAGTGGAGCTTCGGCGACGGTTCGATGGGCAGCGGTATGACCGCGACCCACTCCTACTCCTCGACCGGGATGTTCACCGCCGAGCTGACGGTGACGGACGACGCAGGCGCCACCGACACCACGACCCAGTCGCTCACCGTCGAAGAGGGCGGCGGCGACTGCGGTGCGGAGTCGGCCTCCGGTTCGGCTGACGGCTTCCTCGCGTGGTGGAACACGGAGGAAGTCTCCACGTACTCGACCCAGACCGCCAACCCCTGCGGCGTGACGGTCGAACTGGAGGGCCCCGGCTTCGCGAACTTCGACCTCTACGTCACGTACGACGGGCGCACGCCCACGCGCGACGATTACGACGATCGGTCGGCGGGCTCGGGCGCTAACGAGTCCGTCTCCGGCGACCTCTCCGGCTCCACGGACGTCGGCATTTTGGTGGCGGCCAGCGAGGGCTGGGGCGACTACTCCGTCTCCATCAGCGAAGACGGCGCCTAAGATCGAACCGAACTAGCACCCGTCCCCCGTTCGTGGCGATTTCTCTTCCCGCACGCTGACGCGCTGTCCCGCCGGGTTTCCGCGTCGGTGACGGACGCTCTACTCGTTCTCGAGCGCCGCAGCTGGGGCCGGCCACGGATCCGTCGGCAGTGGTTGCGAGTGGCAGAGATCGAAGTGCCGGTGTACTGGTTGGTGGGCTGTAGCCCCGAGTTTGTGTTCCCATTCAGGTCTGACCAGTCCGGCCACATTGGTCGGTTCGACCTTCCCCTCGACCTGCGTCTCTCGCCCGCCGAATATGACTGCGGTTATATATGATCTATAAATTGAATAATTTTATCTAAGAAATTTATTTATAATAATGGGTTGTCTCGGTGAGCATGGCATCCGATGACGAGAGACCGAACCGACGACGGGTTCTTCGATCGATGGGGGCGCTCGGTGCGCTGGGCGTGGCCAGTGGCGGTGCGAATCTGGCCGGTGCGAACGGGAGGGAGGCGACGAGATTCGCCTCGGAGACGAATGTCGCAGGGATCGATACCGAATCGGCCGATCCGATCGCGCGGCTCGACATCGGCGGCGGCATCGCCGAAGGGGTCGTCTCGGACGACCTGCGGACCGCCTACGTCGCGATCGACCAGGGTTTCGTCAGCGTCGATATCACCGACCCCCAGAACCCGACGGAGCTGGCCAGGCGGACCGACACCGGGATGAGCGAAGTGCTGGACGTCAAGACGGCCGGTGACCGCGTCATCGCGGTCGGTCCCGGGAACTTCGGCAATCCGAGGGGGATGGGCTACTACGATGTCACGGATCCGGCGAACCCCCAGCTCATCGAGTGGTACGAGACGAGTTATACGATTCACAACGCCTACCTCACCGAGGACATCGCGTATCTCATCAACAACGGCGCAGCGCAGATTCACCTGATCGACGTCTCCGACGACGATCCGACGGAGATCACGACCTACGACGGCGGTGGCAGCCCCCTGCACGACATCTACGTGCAGGACGACGTCCTCTACATGGCCTACTGGGATTACGGAACCCACCTGGTCGACGTCTCGAACCCCTCGAGCCCGAGCCCGATCGCCAAGGTCCGGGACGGGAGCGATCGGTACCCCAACAACGACCACTACGTGATCCCCAACGAGGACGGGACCATCGTCGCGATCGGCAAGGAGGAGATGACCGGGTCGCCCCTCGGCATCGAACTCTGGGATATCACGGACCCGACCGACACCGCCTTCCTCGCCGAAATCGAACCGCCGTCGGCCGGGAGTCAGCGGACGTCGCACAACCTCGACATCGTCGGCGACTACATGTACTCCTCGTTCTACGACGGCGGCGTCCGCGTCCACGACATAAGCGATCCGGCGAATCCGGACGAAATCTACAACTGGCGCGGCGACGGAGCGTCTTTCTGGACCGCGAAGGTCGGCGTCCCCGGCGAGTTCTTCATCGGCACCGACTACGGCAACGATTATCTCTACACCTTCCCCGACCCGGGCGATCACGGCGGCGGTGGTGGCGACTGCGGTGCGGAGTCGGCCTCCGGTTCGGCGGACGGCTTCCTCGCGTGGTGGAACACCGAGGAGGTAACCACGTACTCGACCCAGACCGCCAACCCCTGCGGCGTGACGGTCGAACTGGAGGGCCCCGGCTTCGCGAACTTCGACCTCTACGTCACGTACGACGGGCGCACGCCCACGCGCGACGATTACGACGATCGATCGGCGGGCTCGGGCGCTAGCGAGTCCGTCTCCGGCGACCTCTCCGGCTCCACGGACGTCGGCATCCTCGTCGATGGCGCCGACGGCTGGGGCGAGTACTCGGTGGCGATCGGGGAAGACGGCGTCAAGTAACGGGTCGTAAGGAGTCACCGCGCTCCCATCGCGGAGCGGGTTGCTTACCCGCCGCTGCTCGAACCAGTTGTCTGTCCCGCGTTCGTACTGCCGTTTCGCTATCCGACCGTCCGTCCCGGTACTTCGATTCGAACGATTTCGGTAGCTGTGATGGCAACGCAGTAACCGTAGCGACGGTACCAACTGTCCGACTGGCCGCCGGTCGGGAGGTGATATATTTTGCATACAAATATAGACTTAATACAATTAATGTTGTTGGTATCGGCGTATGTCCGACTCAGACTCACCTATCGAGCGACGATCGGTGTTGCGATCGATCGGCGCGGCGACCACGCTCGGCGCGCTCGGCGCCGGGCCAACGGCGTCTGCCCGTACGAGCGACTCGGCCGCGCTCACCGAGCCGCTCGGGACGGTCCAGATAGAAGGAACGACGAACGAGGCCGTCACGGGCGACGACGGCACGGTGGCGTACGTCTCCCGAGACACCGGATTCGCCACGGTCGACATCTCGGATCCGTCGAACCCGACCGTGCTGGCCAATCTCGGCGACACCGGGATCAGCGGGATCCTCGACGCGAAGGTCGACGGCGATCGACTGTTCCTCGCGGGCCGCCGCGACATCGGACTGTACGACATCTCCGACCCGGCGAACCCGACGCAACTGGACGCGTTCAACAACGGGTTCGGGATCCACAACTGCTTTCTCGACGATGGAATCGCGTTCGCCATCAACGATCCCGAGGCGGAGATCGTCATGTACGACGTGTCGAACGACGAGTTCGAGGAGATCGGCCGGTACAAACCGAGCGACCTGGGCGACAATCCCCTCCTGCACGATCTCTGGGTGCAGGACGACGTCATGTACATGGCGTACTGGAACGACGGGACGCCGATGGTCGACATCTCCGATCCCGCCGACCCCGAACTGATCGGGAAGGTCCGCGACGGCAGCGACAAGTTCCCGAACAACGACCACTACGTGCAGGTCAACGAGGACGCCTCGATCATCATCATCGGCAAGGAGGCCTTCGGTGACGGCCTCGGCGTCGAGATCTGGGACATCTCCGATCCCACCGACACCAGCTTCTTCGCGGAGATCGATCCGCCGTCCGAAGGTGGGACTCGAACCTCGCACAACTGCGACATCGTCGGCGACTACCTCTACTCGTCGTGGTACGGCGGTGGCGTTCGCGTTCACGATATCAGCGATCCCGCGAATCCGGAGGAGATCTACTGGTGGCGCCAGAACAACGTCAGCTTCTGGACGGCCAAGGTTGGCGTCGTCGGCGAGTCGTTCATCGCGAACGATTACGCCAACACTGAACTGTACGTGTTCCCCGATCCGCGCGAAGACGGAGGGGACAACGAGGCACCGTCGGCTGCGTTCGACGCGTCGCCGACGGATCCGTCGGTGGGCGAGACCGTCTCCGTCGACGCGGGCGCGTCGAGCGATCCAGACGGATCGATCACGAGCTACGAGTGGGACTTCGGCGACGGCGAGACGGCGACCGGCGAGACGGCTACTCACGCCTACGAGTCGACCGGCGAGTACACGGTCGCGCTGACGGTCACCGACGACGACGGTGCGACGGACTCGGCGTCGGAGTTGATCACGGTCGTTGACGATGGCGGCGAGTGCGGCGCCGAGTCCGAATCCACCACGGAGAGCGGATTTCTCGCCTGGTGGAACGGCGATGCGGTCCACACGTACGCCACCAAGACGTCCGATCCGTGCGGGGTGACGGTCGAACTGGAAGGCCCCGGCTTCGCGAACTTCGACCTCTACGTCACCTACGACGGACGCACACCGACGCGGGAGGATTACGACGACCGATCGGCGGGCGCTGGCTCCAGCGAATCCATCACCGGCGACCTGAGCGGTGCGACCGACGTCGGCATTCTCGTCGACGGTGTCGACGGCTGGGGCGAGTACTCGGTGACGATCGGCGAAGACGGCCGGTAACGATCCGACTTTAATTGCAGTACCGTCGACCCGATGGGTGCGATCGACCGATTGCGGGCAGATACCCCGATTCGACACCCCAGACAGTCGATCGGTCTCACGCGGTAACCGCGATGTCCGTCCCCGCCGTGGCGGTACTGGCGGGTCAAACACCGCGAACGCGACCGCACACGATCGGCAAATTTCCCCGATACCTTTAAACAAAAATTATAATAGCCTATTATTGTACTATGTCGTTACTCATGGCTCCGAATACATTCACACCAGATCGCCGGACGGTACTTTCGTCGCTCGCTGCATCGGTCGTCGGCGGGACCGTCGGTACGGGCACGGTCAGTGCACGGGCGGAGTTCGAACCGCTCGCCTCGATCGATATGGAAGGCGGTGTCGCCGAGGGCGTCGTGAGCGAGGACGGACAGACCGCCTATGTGTCGCTGTACGAGGGCGTCGCGATCGTCGACGTGTCCGACCCGGAGAATCCGACGGAGATCGCCAGACGGACGGATTCGGGACTGCAAGACGTGTGGGACGTCAAGGTCGAGGGCGATCGACTGATCGTCGTCGGCCCATCGGGTGTCGCGGGGGACGTCAACGGGATGGCCCTCTACGACGTGTCGGACCCGTCGAACCCCGAGGAACTCGCCTTTTACGAGACGGAGTACCCGATTCACAACGCGTACCTGACCGAGGATATCGCGTACATTATCAACAGTGCGGACGCGACGATCAACCTGATCGACGTTTCCGACGACGATCCGACGAAGCTCACCGAGTGGAGCCTGTCCGAAGACGCCAGCATCCTCCACGACGTCTGGGTGCAAGACGACGTCGCCTACCTCAGTTACTGGGACGACGGCACGGTGATGCTCGACGTCTCGAGTCCGTCGGATCCGTCGATGATCGGAAAGGTTCGGGACGGCAGTGACAAGTATCCGAATAACGACCACTACACAACGCTCAACGAGGCGGGGACCATCCTCGCCATCGGCAAAGAGGAGATGGTCGAAGAGCCGCTCGGGGTCGAACTCTGGGACGTTTCGGACAAGACGGATACGGAGTTCCTCGCGGAGATCCAGCCGCCGGAGTCGGGCAGCAACCGAACGTCGCACAATCTGGACATCGTCGGCGACTACCTCTACACCTCGTGGTACTACGGTGGCGTTCGCGTCCACGATATTTCGGATCCGTCGGACCCACAGGAGGTCGCGAGCTTCCAATCGATCGTCGCGTCGTTCTGGACCGCCAAGGTTGCCGTTCCCGGTGAATTCTTCATCTCCACGAACTCGTCCGTACAGGGTGGCGACGGCGGGTTCTATACGTTCCCCGACCCGGCAGACGATGGCGGTGGCGGCAACCGACCGCCGACCGCTAGCGTCGACGCGTCGCCGACGAATCCGTCGGTGGGCGAGACCGTCTCCGTCGACGCGAGCGCGTCGAGCGATCCGGACGGCTCCATCGACGGCTACGAGTGGGAATTCGGCGACGGCGAGACGGCGACCGGCGAGACGGCTACTCACGCCTACGAGTCGACCGGCGAGTACACGGTGGAGGTGACGGTCACCGACGACGACGGTGCGACGGACTCGGCGTCGGAGTTGATCACGGTCGGCGACGAGGGCGGCGAGTGCGGCGCCGAGACGGAGACGACGACCGAATCCGGATTCCTCGCCTGGTGGAACGGCGATGCGGTCCACACGTACGCCACCAAGACGTCCGATCCGTGCGGGGTGACGGTCGAACTGGAGGGCCCCGGCTTCGCGAACTTCGACCTCTACGTCACGTACGACGGGCGCACGCCTACGCGCGACGATTACGACGATCGGTCGGCGGGCTCGGGCGCTAGCGAGTCAGTTTCGAGCGATCTCGACGGTGCGACCGACGTCGGCATTCTCGTCGATGGCGCCGACGGCTGGGGCGAGTACTCGGTGACGATCGGCGAACGAGGACGATAAAGCCAGCCGACGCGATCCCGACACCATCGATGTCTGTCACTCCGTCGTAACCGTGCCTCCTCACGGTGCAGCCGTCGGTATCGACAGCACGAGGTCTATCGCGTCCGGGGATTGCTGGGTCGTGTACTGGGCCCGGGTGGCCGATCCGTGCGTCGGATCGGACTGCTCGGAACGTGATCGAACCGAGTTCCGTCCCCGGCACCGCTATCAGCCCCCTATTATACTGTGATGTTACATTACTTAATTATAATACAGGCATATATTTCTCAGACTAAGAAATACTGAAATATAATGCGTGCGTGCGTTCTTCCATGGGTGACAGTCACGATCACACTAGCGACCCGGTCGAGAGTAATTCGCCGATAGAACGCCGAACCGTCCTTCGGGCGGCCGGTGCGGCCGGCCTCGTTCCGTTCGTCAGCGTCGGCGCGGGTGCGAACGAAACGACCGCGACGCCGGCTTCGCTGCCGGACGTCATGCTGTCGAATCTGAGTAATCGGGCGCGGACGCTCGAACTCAGGCTCGGGACAACGACGTCTGGGGCCGGTCTGCAAACTGATCGAACGGCGGTTTCCCTCGCGCCGATGGAATCGACGACCATCGACTCGATCGGATCGGTCTTCGAGTCGACGATCGTCCAGACCGTCGGCGAGACCGGCAGCGCGACCCTCGCGATTTCGGACGCGGACGATCGGTACGATTCGATCTCGATCGAGGCCGGACTCGGCGATTCCAATCGGATCCTCGACGTCGTCGCCTATCCCGACGAGGTGCGTTTGACGCAAACCCACTTCGATAGCTTCGGGTTCGCCGGGGGTGAGTCCCAATGACGGACGCGTTCAACGTCTACGTCTACGCGAACACGTCGGGACTCGACGTCGAAACGCCGGCAAACGGACTTCAGGAGACGCTCGACATGATCGTCGCCGATTCCACGATTCCGGCGTTCGACGTCCAGATCATGGACGAGAACCCGAACATCCAGGCCGGTTCGATATACGATATGATTCAACCCTGGCGGCAGTGGCTGCAGCAAAACGACGCGTTCCAGGGGCCCGGCTCGCACCTGTTGGGCGCCGAAGGATACGGCGGCATCGCCGAAGGGTCCGGCCACGCGTGGATCGAGCCGATGGTCTGTGTCTCCATGCTGGAGGGGTTCGTCTTCTCCCAGGAGGTGCTCCACAACTTCATCAACAGCAGCCTCCCGGAAGTCCGGGAGATGGGCTACGCCCAGGACTACGAACACAGTCTGGGGAAGGTGTTCGAAGGCGCTGAGATTTCGCCCATGACCGCGGGATACGTGGAGGACGGACACGCCGCTGCGGGCCAGTGCGGTCGCGAGGAACCGAACGCTACGGAAGTCCTCACCCCGACCGAGTGTACGACGCTGGCCAACCAGTACAGCTGGGAGAACGACGACGGCGA
Coding sequences within it:
- a CDS encoding DUF7001 family protein → MVDRVRLYAAPTTQADADELASWLRERLSVAFEEPPSVTVEERFLDRYATEDLPREFASARVTSPYDRETGSTMLGIVRYEERALEDPTREGGVLYDGLAVQRALNGRLPENDADLSTAHVVLLDRALGTWGDHDGRWHKRVSVLGQPALCSVPGLYEAPAKPEGYYKEQQKHAMLAGDAPPREVLENQVDGDFLIEDDPRTTDALKGYVLGAVHYLTTGEAFCETEGCRLYNAHYHETLVEAQLRDPAFCPEHARRYDPDGRRTDGSAAE
- a CDS encoding LVIVD repeat-containing protein; this encodes MASDDERPNRRRVLRSMGALGALGVASGGANLAGANGREATRFASETNVAGIDTESADPIARLDIGGGIAEGVVSDDLRTAYVAIDQGFVSVDITDPQNPTELARRTDTGMSEVLDVKTAGDRVIAVGPGNFGNPRGMGYYDVTDPANPQLIEWYETSYTIHNAYLTEDIAYLINNGAAQIHLIDVSDDDPTEITTYDGGGSPLHDIYVQDDVLYMAYWDYGTHLVDVSNPSSPSPIAKVRDGSDRYPNNDHYVIPNEDGTIVAIGKEEMTGSPLGIELWDITDPTDTAFLAEIEPPSAGSQRTSHNLDIVGDYMYSSFYDGGVRVHDISDPANPDEIYNWRGDGASFWTAKVGVPGEFFIGTDYGNDYLYTFPDPGDHGGGGGDCGAESASGSADGFLAWWNTEEVTTYSTQTANPCGVTVELEGPGFANFDLYVTYDGRTPTRDDYDDRSAGSGASESVSGDLSGSTDVGILVDGADGWGEYSVAIGEDGVK
- a CDS encoding PKD domain-containing protein, giving the protein MTDDNSNPDRRTVLRTAGSLAAAGAVGSTGALAQETGSTLDGSAAQEPISTLSISGGVAEGVVSDDQQTAYVAIDQGFVSVDITDPQNPTELARRTDTGMSEVLDVKTAGDRVIAVGPGNYGSPSGMGLYDTSDPANPELLEWYETSYTIHNSVMTEDIAFLINNSAAQIHLIDISNDNPSEITNWGLSGASILHDIWWQDDILWMAYWDDGTVMLDVSDPSNPSMIGKVRDGSDRYPNNDHYVILTEDASTVAIGKEQLGGNPLGIELWDVSDKTDTTHLADIEPPSVGSERTSHNLDIKNGHLYSSWYNAGVTVHDITDPASPEEVYHWRSDDSSFWTAKVGVPGEFFIGTDEGISGGNNRLFVFPDPADGGGDNQPPMADFDVSNQNPTVGESVEFDGSASSDPDGSITSYEWSFGDGSMGSGMTATHSYSSTGMFTAELTVTDDAGATDTTTQSLTVEEGGGDCGAESASGSADGFLAWWNTEEVSTYSTQTANPCGVTVELEGPGFANFDLYVTYDGRTPTRDDYDDRSAGSGANESVSGDLSGSTDVGILVAASEGWGDYSVSISEDGA
- a CDS encoding SagB/ThcOx family dehydrogenase, which codes for MTDARSFHEATNHHPEDIHAAPDRDSTTRPPPEKRYADRPVVELDGIAPPWSSTLSLLTETRTDPRPDAAGPASDRVDAETVATLCYEASGITSVVERDGAPYAFRAASCTGKLYHVECYVVCGDLDGIDAGVYHFDPTRFGLDAIRTGDVRNALATAVGDPSTGSRPAERVSNAPVTVVTTSHWWRNAWKYADRTYRHAFWDSGTVLANLLAAAHGCSLPADVVAGFADDQVARLLGVDPTEEGPTAVVPIGDGRSAPASTTLEAIDPSIESPTNEAVSVSAIRDAWTASSLTDGSDADEWRDRVRAFRSDPSRGRNGTGSEPVGSRDGHGPPAGDSPAQTASGATDELATGGTTERIDFAPADPATAGAHPFHSVVLRRGSCRDYANDGPTKRQVATVLDRATRGVPGDWNGGNADHLSFLDAYVLATGVEGLPDGSYRYRPATDRLGRLGDVDRETKAHLALDQPWAGDAHVTVYLLADLDAIVDSLGNRGYRLAHLEAGLTLGRLYLATYAHRDLGGLGLTFFDDLVTEHFEPAASGRAPMTSFAFGRRSD
- a CDS encoding PKD domain-containing protein yields the protein MAPNTFTPDRRTVLSSLAASVVGGTVGTGTVSARAEFEPLASIDMEGGVAEGVVSEDGQTAYVSLYEGVAIVDVSDPENPTEIARRTDSGLQDVWDVKVEGDRLIVVGPSGVAGDVNGMALYDVSDPSNPEELAFYETEYPIHNAYLTEDIAYIINSADATINLIDVSDDDPTKLTEWSLSEDASILHDVWVQDDVAYLSYWDDGTVMLDVSSPSDPSMIGKVRDGSDKYPNNDHYTTLNEAGTILAIGKEEMVEEPLGVELWDVSDKTDTEFLAEIQPPESGSNRTSHNLDIVGDYLYTSWYYGGVRVHDISDPSDPQEVASFQSIVASFWTAKVAVPGEFFISTNSSVQGGDGGFYTFPDPADDGGGGNRPPTASVDASPTNPSVGETVSVDASASSDPDGSIDGYEWEFGDGETATGETATHAYESTGEYTVEVTVTDDDGATDSASELITVGDEGGECGAETETTTESGFLAWWNGDAVHTYATKTSDPCGVTVELEGPGFANFDLYVTYDGRTPTRDDYDDRSAGSGASESVSSDLDGATDVGILVDGADGWGEYSVTIGERGR
- a CDS encoding PKD domain-containing protein → MSDSDSPIERRSVLRSIGAATTLGALGAGPTASARTSDSAALTEPLGTVQIEGTTNEAVTGDDGTVAYVSRDTGFATVDISDPSNPTVLANLGDTGISGILDAKVDGDRLFLAGRRDIGLYDISDPANPTQLDAFNNGFGIHNCFLDDGIAFAINDPEAEIVMYDVSNDEFEEIGRYKPSDLGDNPLLHDLWVQDDVMYMAYWNDGTPMVDISDPADPELIGKVRDGSDKFPNNDHYVQVNEDASIIIIGKEAFGDGLGVEIWDISDPTDTSFFAEIDPPSEGGTRTSHNCDIVGDYLYSSWYGGGVRVHDISDPANPEEIYWWRQNNVSFWTAKVGVVGESFIANDYANTELYVFPDPREDGGDNEAPSAAFDASPTDPSVGETVSVDAGASSDPDGSITSYEWDFGDGETATGETATHAYESTGEYTVALTVTDDDGATDSASELITVVDDGGECGAESESTTESGFLAWWNGDAVHTYATKTSDPCGVTVELEGPGFANFDLYVTYDGRTPTREDYDDRSAGAGSSESITGDLSGATDVGILVDGVDGWGEYSVTIGEDGR